In one window of Bdellovibrio bacteriovorus W DNA:
- a CDS encoding hypothetical protein (COG1716 FOG: FHA domain) has product MKAPLIFRIFKNNQLVGVKQFDLDQIVIGHNADVSLDLESDEISPIHCLIELRDNGYYICDLGSATGTFKNGQAVLDEAISSGDEIELGPYKLAFFVGVPKPQVAPNAGETAAPVVEVKPVTAAKTEKSAPMPPAAVVKTEEIKVEPVVIPPQIVEEEPKKEVSAPVIPAAVPFTLQTETVKDDRPTITAAPVKPEIKKDRSAYKKQKTAKTFAPPSEIADLKCHLKPGKGATVEVLVAWKERVLTTYHYKNGDIARVNSGDKAIALPDGMTPKAFPLIDNSKGLKVNTTAGMKVELVTAKATQSLEELESNGKAQRGGQGHSIRVDQHEMLVVHLPGDNLVLYVRFVPQAPIVPVIPLMLSGSEMTGLVMSIILVSLLALYISATTPKNWQENKQEEVQRIAQVIFNPPPPPAEPKPTPPPPQPPPPPPEKTPPPPPQPPKKVVVADKTKEAQKKGPVSQGGQKAQLAGRAAEVAPKPNAQDRTKKFTSTRQGGAIKTGNSEGANAQSANKDLSKVGLFSAFGGGGSRANIDKAYSGAGEVLGMADKASGASGFNQDRAGDDLGSRFKDSGAGGKGTATEGIAGIGTKGRSTGQSAYGSADGFGNKTTVAVEGGGFEESFDGTIDKEAIRRVIRAKKHELQSCYERALNSLAKGQRLEGKIVLSWDIIERGQARNVKVKSSTLDNRQVESCIRDRLASWTFPEPPPGMVAEVQAYPFVLNATSN; this is encoded by the coding sequence TTGAAAGCGCCTTTAATATTTCGAATCTTTAAAAACAATCAACTAGTTGGTGTGAAGCAGTTCGATCTGGATCAGATCGTGATTGGTCATAATGCCGACGTCAGTTTAGATCTTGAGTCGGATGAGATTTCCCCGATTCACTGTCTGATTGAGCTCCGAGACAATGGTTACTATATCTGTGACCTTGGTTCTGCGACGGGGACCTTTAAAAACGGCCAAGCTGTTTTAGATGAGGCAATTTCATCAGGTGATGAAATTGAGTTGGGTCCTTACAAGCTTGCTTTCTTCGTTGGTGTTCCAAAGCCTCAAGTGGCTCCGAATGCAGGAGAGACTGCAGCACCAGTTGTTGAGGTAAAGCCAGTGACTGCGGCAAAGACAGAGAAGTCTGCGCCTATGCCACCGGCAGCCGTTGTTAAAACGGAAGAAATTAAAGTTGAGCCTGTAGTTATTCCTCCTCAGATAGTTGAAGAGGAACCTAAAAAAGAGGTTTCAGCTCCAGTAATACCGGCAGCGGTTCCATTCACGCTTCAGACTGAAACTGTGAAGGATGATAGGCCGACAATCACTGCGGCTCCTGTAAAGCCTGAAATTAAAAAAGATAGATCTGCTTACAAGAAACAAAAGACGGCGAAGACTTTTGCTCCGCCTAGTGAGATTGCGGATCTTAAATGTCATCTAAAGCCAGGCAAGGGTGCTACAGTTGAAGTTCTAGTTGCTTGGAAAGAGCGCGTTCTTACAACGTATCATTATAAAAACGGTGATATTGCCCGTGTAAACTCTGGCGATAAGGCAATTGCTTTACCAGATGGCATGACTCCGAAAGCCTTTCCTCTGATCGATAACTCTAAAGGTCTTAAAGTTAATACGACTGCAGGCATGAAGGTTGAGTTGGTCACAGCCAAAGCGACTCAATCCTTAGAGGAGCTTGAGTCCAATGGTAAAGCGCAAAGGGGAGGACAAGGTCACTCCATTCGCGTCGACCAGCATGAAATGCTCGTGGTTCATTTGCCAGGAGATAATTTAGTTCTTTATGTTCGTTTTGTACCTCAGGCACCTATTGTTCCTGTGATTCCTCTGATGCTTTCAGGTTCAGAGATGACAGGCTTAGTGATGTCGATCATTTTGGTGAGTTTGCTGGCACTCTATATTTCAGCAACAACACCAAAGAACTGGCAGGAGAACAAGCAGGAGGAAGTTCAGCGTATTGCGCAGGTGATTTTCAATCCGCCTCCGCCACCTGCTGAGCCAAAACCGACTCCTCCACCTCCTCAGCCGCCGCCACCACCGCCTGAGAAAACGCCACCGCCTCCGCCACAGCCTCCAAAAAAGGTCGTTGTTGCAGATAAGACTAAAGAGGCTCAGAAAAAAGGCCCTGTGTCTCAAGGGGGGCAGAAAGCTCAACTGGCAGGAAGAGCTGCTGAAGTTGCGCCAAAACCAAATGCACAAGATCGCACGAAGAAGTTTACTTCTACTCGTCAAGGTGGCGCGATTAAAACAGGAAACTCAGAAGGAGCCAATGCTCAGTCTGCGAATAAAGACTTATCAAAAGTCGGCTTATTCAGTGCCTTCGGGGGCGGTGGAAGTCGTGCGAATATTGATAAAGCATACTCGGGAGCAGGTGAAGTTTTAGGGATGGCTGATAAGGCCTCCGGAGCTTCTGGTTTCAATCAAGACAGAGCGGGTGATGATTTAGGATCACGCTTTAAAGACTCGGGTGCTGGCGGAAAAGGTACAGCTACTGAGGGGATTGCAGGCATTGGCACAAAAGGTAGAAGTACAGGGCAGTCCGCTTACGGCTCAGCAGATGGTTTTGGAAACAAAACAACTGTGGCGGTTGAAGGTGGCGGCTTTGAAGAATCTTTTGATGGAACTATTGATAAAGAAGCTATTCGTCGAGTGATTCGCGCGAAGAAACATGAACTTCAAAGCTGTTATGAGCGTGCTCTTAACTCGTTGGCAAAAGGTCAGCGCCTTGAAGGTAAAATTGTTCTTTCATGGGATATTATCGAGCGTGGCCAAGCAAGAAATGTAAAAGTAAAGAGTTCGACTTTGGATAATCGCCAAGTTGAATCTTGTATTCGTGACAGGCTGGCAAGTTGGACATTCCCAGAGCCGCCTCCAGGAATGGTGGCAGAAGTCCAAGCGTATCCGTTTGTTTTGAATGCAACTAGTAATTAA
- a CDS encoding adventurous gliding motility protein R (COG0811 Biopolymer transport proteins) produces MNPTAAVDNMNFIQRAFAEGGFVMYIIAVIGILALFVIVDRLMKMKNLSVDKKEFTDQVFRMVVAGDIRQAISYCDARPAPLTNTVKAGLVQAMNKRPDEEVQVAMDAAVMREMPRVEGWTSFLAVFGNVAVLAGLLGTIIGMIGSFRAVAAADPATKALELSKGISHALNCTAFGLLVAIISIVAYGLFQHRIQQTENEVVETSMSLLNLVVANRDKIKD; encoded by the coding sequence GTGAACCCAACAGCAGCAGTAGACAACATGAATTTCATCCAGCGTGCTTTCGCTGAGGGTGGTTTCGTCATGTACATTATCGCGGTTATAGGTATTTTAGCCCTATTCGTGATCGTGGATAGATTGATGAAAATGAAAAACCTTTCAGTGGATAAAAAAGAATTCACGGATCAGGTATTCCGTATGGTTGTAGCGGGCGATATCCGCCAAGCAATCAGCTATTGCGATGCTCGTCCAGCTCCTCTTACAAACACTGTGAAAGCAGGGTTGGTTCAGGCGATGAATAAGCGCCCTGACGAAGAAGTACAAGTAGCTATGGATGCAGCAGTTATGCGTGAGATGCCGAGAGTTGAGGGTTGGACTTCATTCTTAGCAGTTTTTGGTAACGTTGCGGTACTTGCGGGTCTTCTAGGAACGATCATCGGTATGATCGGTTCATTCCGTGCGGTTGCAGCGGCTGACCCAGCGACAAAAGCTTTAGAACTTTCTAAAGGTATTTCACATGCCTTGAACTGTACGGCTTTTGGTCTTTTAGTAGCGATCATTTCAATCGTTGCTTATGGTCTTTTCCAACATCGCATTCAGCAAACAGAGAATGAAGTTGTTGAAACAAGCATGAGTCTTTTGAACTTGGTTGTTGCGAACAGAGATAAAATTAAAGACTAG
- a CDS encoding ABC-type nitrate transporter, ATPase component (COG1137 ABC-type (unclassified) transport system, ATPase component), giving the protein MSLLTIQNISKTYKKRQVVGGVSFSVESGQVVGLLGPNGAGKTTSFYMVVGLVQSDSGSIQIDELDISKEPMYKRARVGLSYLAQEPSIFRKLTVSENIIVALEAHGYSGSQRAERLEQLIADFKIGHIRDSYGYALSGGERRRVEIARALAGEPKFLLLDEPFAGIDPIAVADIQGIILELKAKGIGVLITDHNVRETLGICDYAYILKDGKIQVSGSSDEIANSDVARKFYLGENFKL; this is encoded by the coding sequence ATGAGCCTATTGACGATTCAAAACATTTCCAAAACGTATAAAAAGCGACAAGTTGTAGGTGGGGTTTCCTTCTCAGTAGAATCCGGGCAAGTTGTGGGGTTGTTAGGTCCCAATGGTGCCGGAAAGACCACTTCTTTCTATATGGTTGTTGGTTTGGTTCAATCCGATTCAGGCTCGATTCAGATTGATGAGCTCGATATTTCTAAAGAGCCAATGTATAAGAGAGCCCGCGTAGGCCTTTCCTATTTAGCTCAAGAACCGAGTATTTTCCGCAAGCTGACCGTCTCTGAGAATATTATTGTTGCACTAGAGGCGCATGGATATTCTGGCTCGCAACGAGCGGAGCGTCTTGAGCAATTGATTGCTGATTTTAAAATTGGTCATATCCGAGATAGTTACGGATATGCACTGTCTGGTGGTGAGCGCCGTCGTGTTGAGATTGCACGTGCACTTGCTGGAGAACCAAAATTTTTATTATTGGACGAACCCTTTGCGGGAATTGACCCAATTGCGGTTGCAGACATTCAAGGAATTATTCTCGAGCTTAAGGCCAAAGGTATAGGAGTTTTGATCACCGATCATAACGTTCGTGAGACTTTAGGCATTTGCGATTATGCTTATATTCTAAAGGATGGTAAAATCCAAGTGAGCGGAAGCTCCGACGAAATTGCAAATTCTGATGTTGCCCGTAAGTTTTACCTGGGCGAGAACTTTAAACTTTAA
- a CDS encoding adventurous gliding motility protein T (COG0457 FOG: TPR repeat): MKKYLMSLSILALAGCSSTGSKQAGEAPAPVLSVSEAPELTPEGKKALADEPVRPPVKVQPSQYDALNEAIKIQSDDKIYAAATHILTQTPEDAKALNALAMYHYKRSRFDLAKYLLNKALTGNPRMAELYSNLGVVHLAQSEQREAIQAFRKALEINRDDVVASSNLGAIYVQEKDFVKAEIVLEVAYRRGVRDARVLNNYAVALAARGKSAKAEEVYKALLKDNSNLKEGLFNYAILLVENMGKYAEGLEVINRLKFVGGPADSRNKIIALENKAKAGLK, from the coding sequence ATGAAAAAGTATTTAATGTCCTTAAGTATTCTTGCGTTGGCTGGGTGTTCTTCGACGGGCTCGAAGCAGGCTGGAGAAGCGCCGGCACCGGTACTCTCGGTGAGCGAAGCTCCTGAGCTTACACCAGAAGGTAAAAAGGCTTTAGCTGACGAACCAGTAAGGCCCCCAGTGAAGGTACAACCTTCTCAATACGATGCTTTGAATGAAGCAATAAAGATTCAAAGTGATGACAAAATCTACGCGGCGGCCACGCACATTCTGACGCAAACACCAGAAGATGCGAAGGCTTTGAATGCTCTGGCAATGTATCACTATAAGCGCAGTCGCTTTGATTTGGCGAAGTACCTTTTGAATAAGGCACTGACTGGTAACCCTCGGATGGCAGAACTCTACTCTAACTTAGGTGTTGTTCACTTGGCGCAATCAGAGCAACGCGAAGCTATCCAAGCTTTCCGCAAAGCTCTGGAGATCAACCGTGATGATGTTGTGGCGTCATCAAACCTTGGTGCCATTTACGTACAAGAAAAGGATTTTGTGAAAGCAGAAATCGTTCTTGAGGTGGCGTACCGCCGTGGCGTTCGAGATGCGCGTGTTTTGAATAACTATGCCGTGGCTCTTGCTGCCAGAGGAAAGTCTGCTAAGGCTGAAGAAGTCTATAAAGCTTTACTCAAAGACAATAGCAATTTGAAAGAAGGTCTCTTTAACTACGCTATTCTCTTAGTTGAGAATATGGGGAAGTATGCAGAGGGTTTAGAGGTAATTAACAGACTAAAGTTTGTAGGTGGGCCTGCAGATAGCAGGAATAAAATTATTGCTTTGGAAAATAAGGCGAAAGCTGGTTTAAAATAG
- a CDS encoding adventurous gliding motility protein S: MAIFRPGERHRYHNILSKRKGKRDVTALLSLTAMVDMFTVLVIFLLQNYNTTGEILYIPKEVVLPKASSVRELKPSHVVTISNKEVLLDKTAVASYDDVLAAEDWNLEGLKTQLQEALAQSKAEQESKLQHKIRDAVESTRGETDEDPNQWSKVTIQADKDVDFLTIKKVLYTVTEAGAGEINFAVTKVVQESTSN, translated from the coding sequence ATGGCAATTTTTAGACCTGGTGAGAGACATCGTTATCACAATATTTTAAGTAAAAGAAAAGGTAAGAGAGACGTTACCGCATTGCTGTCGCTAACTGCGATGGTCGATATGTTTACCGTTCTTGTGATCTTTCTTTTGCAAAACTACAATACAACGGGTGAGATTCTTTACATTCCGAAGGAAGTCGTACTTCCGAAGGCAAGCAGCGTTCGAGAATTGAAGCCTTCTCATGTTGTGACGATTTCAAATAAAGAAGTGTTGCTCGACAAAACGGCTGTCGCTTCGTACGACGACGTCTTGGCTGCTGAGGATTGGAATCTTGAGGGATTGAAGACTCAGTTACAAGAGGCTTTGGCTCAGTCTAAAGCAGAGCAGGAAAGCAAACTGCAACACAAAATTCGCGACGCTGTAGAGTCGACTCGTGGTGAGACTGATGAAGATCCGAATCAATGGAGCAAGGTGACCATTCAAGCTGACAAAGATGTGGATTTTCTTACGATCAAAAAAGTACTTTATACGGTGACTGAAGCTGGAGCTGGTGAAATTAATTTCGCAGTGACTAAAGTCGTTCAAGAATCGACTTCCAACTAA
- a CDS encoding tolR protein (COG0848 Biopolymer transport protein): MAQIEGGKGRQRNIELNLVPFIDLMSVLITFLLITAVWTQVSMIQIGSSLYGKKSESQPSPTPPPNADVVLKVDVKEGGYVLTVGRQIISLPMVDNQFDEEGLVAQLQRVKQLYPEKVDAVVSVADVIPYEQLIRAMDNCLSAGFSAISVATGGPN; this comes from the coding sequence ATGGCTCAAATTGAGGGCGGAAAAGGCAGACAAAGGAATATCGAGTTAAACCTCGTTCCCTTTATCGATTTGATGAGCGTACTTATTACGTTTCTTCTTATCACTGCCGTTTGGACCCAAGTTTCGATGATTCAAATTGGTAGCTCACTTTACGGTAAGAAGTCTGAATCTCAGCCATCTCCGACTCCTCCTCCGAATGCGGACGTGGTTTTGAAAGTGGATGTAAAGGAAGGCGGCTACGTATTAACAGTTGGAAGACAGATTATCAGTCTGCCAATGGTTGATAATCAATTTGATGAAGAGGGCTTGGTGGCTCAACTTCAAAGAGTGAAGCAGCTTTATCCAGAAAAAGTAGATGCTGTAGTGAGCGTTGCTGACGTGATTCCGTATGAACAGTTGATTCGTGCAATGGATAACTGTCTCTCCGCGGGGTTCTCAGCGATCTCTGTTGCAACAGGGGGGCCTAACTAA